A genomic window from Paramormyrops kingsleyae isolate MSU_618 chromosome 23, PKINGS_0.4, whole genome shotgun sequence includes:
- the tmod4 gene encoding tropomodulin-4 — translation MSHKSDPRDIDEDAILKGLSAEELDQLDYELQEMDPENAILPAGFRQRDQTKKSPTGTFDRDALQEYLEKQALEHEDREDLVPFTGEKKGKAFVPKPGSGQIPISEQITLEPELEEALKNATDAEMCDIAAILGMYTLMSNKQYYDALGLEGRIANTEGINSVVKPDTYKIFPDEPPNPTNVEETLRKISKNESSLSDVNLNNIKDIPIPKLKEIFHAMKSNTKVKSLSIAATRSNDPVAVAIAEMLASNKTLQSLNIESNFITAEGMMAIIKALGQNTTLKEIKIDNQRQQLGDSVEMEIAKMLEKNPSILKIGYHFNQQGPRARASMAITRNNDVFRKKRVK, via the exons ATGTCCCACAAGAGCGACCCCAGGGACATTGACGAGGATGCCATCCTCAAGGGCCTCAGTGCCGAGGAGCTGGACCAGCTGGATTATGAGCTCCAGGAGATGGACCCAGAG AATGCCATCCTCCCGGCTGGGTTCCGCCAGCGTGACCAGACAAAGAAAAGCCCAACTGGAACCTTTGACCGAGACGCGCTGCAGGAATACCTAGAGAAGCAGGCCTTGGAGCATGAGGACCGGGAAGATCTGGTGCCCTTTACCGGGGAGAAAAAGG GAAAAGCCTTTGTCCCCAAACCTGGCTCAGGGCAAATCCCCATATCAGAGCAGATCACCCTGGAGCCGGAGTTGGAGGAGGCCCTGAAGAACGCTACGGATGCAGAGATGTGTGACATTGCAG CCATCTTGGGAATGTACACACTGATGAGCAACAAGCAGTATTACGACGCTCTCGGCCTTGAAGGGAGAATTGCTAACACAGAAGGCATAAACA GTGTGGTGAAGCCGGACACGTACAAAATCTTTCCGGATGAGCCACCTAACCCAACTAACGTTGAGGAAACCCTTCGCAAGATCAGCAAAAATGAAAGCAGCTTGAGTGACGTCAACTTGAACAACATCAAG GACATTCCCATCCCCAAGCTAAAGGAAATTTTTCATGCCATGAAATCCAATACCAAGGTGAAATCACTGAGCATCGCCGCCACCCGTAGCAACGACCCTGTTGCTGTG GCCATCGCTGAGATGCTGGCATCCAACAAAACCCTTCAAAGTCTTAACATTGAGTCCAACTTCATTACCGCAGAAGGCATGATGGCTATCATCAAAGCCCTGGGCCAGAACACCACGCTGAAGGAGATTAAGATTGACAACCAG AGACAGCAGCTGGGAGACTCAGTGGAGATGGAGATTGCCAAAATGCTGGAGAAAAACCCTTCCATCCTCAAAATTGGGTACCATTTCAATCAGCAGGGTCCACGCGCCCGCGCTTCCATGGCGATCACCCGAAACAACGACGTCT TCCGCAAGAAGAGAGTAAAATGA